DNA sequence from the Candidatus Atribacteria bacterium ADurb.Bin276 genome:
CAGGGAGGCTTTTGAGTGGTATTTGGATCTCCGTCGATATGGGACCGTACCTCATTCCGGCTTTGGCTTAGGTGTTGAGCGGACAGTAGCTTGGATAGCCGGTGTCAAGCACATCCGGGAAGCCATCCCCTTTCCTCGCCAGATTTATCGAATTTATCCCTAAGATAATAAAACAACCCCTGGTTATTCATTACCAGGGGTTGTTTTATTATCAAATATTGATAGTTGAATGAAGTAACATTAAAAGGTAATTGATTCAATTAGTGATTTAGATTCTCTTCATTTAATCTGATCAACTATCATCCCTTGCATTGGTCCATAACAGGGTATAATAAACCGAATCCCATTGCTGTTAATCCCGTTTACTCTTACCACCACATCCCCAGTAATGGCTCCACTCGGAACCAGCACTTCAATTTGGGTATTGGACCAAGAATTTACCGTTGCCGGAACTCCGTTAAAAGTAACCATACTTGACCCTTGAGTATCTCCAAAACTGGTTCCGGTAATAATGATCGTTTCTCCCGCTACACCGCAATTGGGACTTATATTGGAAATAGAAAAAGTTACTGAAGTAGGAGCTGGAGTTTTGGTGCAACCTACCAGAAACAACAAAACTATAAGGCTAATTAAGAATATTTTTTTAATAGGAATCCCCCTCCTATTGATTGATAAACAATAAATAATTTTTTAGAGTAAAAGTATTCAAAAAAACATCACCATAAAAGCGGGTACTTTTATGGTGTAAGTACATATAGAATAAAAAATGTTGAAATACTAAAGCTCTAAGAGCTTAATAGAGTGCTAATAAGCCCTGTAATAACAAATTACAGGGCTTATTATAAGCTTACGGTGCTGCGACCACTCCAGTGGCAAAATTTATGGTGGCGTTAAAAGCATTTCCGGCTTTATCAGTAACTCCCATGGCGGGGACATAGAAGAAAGTCACCACAATGGTATCACCCATGACT
Encoded proteins:
- the amyM gene encoding Maltogenic alpha-amylase precursor, which encodes MFLVGCTKTPAPTSVTFSISNISPNCGVAGETIIITGTSFGDTQGSSMVTFNGVPATVNSWSNTQIEVLVPSGAITGDVVVRVNGINSNGIRFIIPCYGPMQGMIVDQIK